The Xenopus laevis strain J_2021 chromosome 5L, Xenopus_laevis_v10.1, whole genome shotgun sequence genome has a segment encoding these proteins:
- the pgat.L gene encoding protein Pat (The RefSeq protein has 1 substitution compared to this genomic sequence), with protein MALKAEDSFDIYSQLIQSFCRYAENTTVSESQSPAFNAQKEFQTCQDHACCTHSEAHTHILMQQWQLLEEQWEYIDHLKTDVAALKQLLHGFMNSLSGTDSGMEGTNHFLPPHQNPTLLKDEEIVASALNRPSVDINGFEENITTGAQIHAAFTKSPKKMPATSTPRKSEVLWSCSPTLATDGYFMLPDIILNPLDGKKLVSMLRSSNYEPHRFAELLFQHHVPHSLFQLWANKVNFDGSRGKLGLPRNLMIDILHQTSKRFVLGPKEKRKIKTRLNLLLRTRQDRAWWDVGL; from the coding sequence ATGGCTTTGAAGGCAGAAGACTCTTTTGATATTTACTCCCAGTTGATCCAGAGCTTCTGCAGATATGCTGAGAACACTACCGTTTCAGAAAGCCAATCCCCAGCTTTCAATGCACAAAAGGAATTCCAAACTTGTCAAGACCATGCATGCTGTACACACTCTGAAGCCCATACGCACATTTTGATGCAGCAGTGGCAGCTCTTAGAAGAACAGTGGGAGTACATTGACCATCTGAAGACTGATGTAGCAGCCCTGAAACAGTTGCTGCATGGTTTCATGAACTCATTAAGTGGCACTGACAGTGGCATGGAGGGTACAAATCATTTTCTTCCTCCCCACCAAAACCCAACTTTGCTTAAAGATGAGGAAATTGTTGCAAGTGCTCTAAACAGGCCAAGCGTTGATATCAATGGATTTGAAGAGAACATCACTACAGGTGCCCAAATCCATGCAGCATTTACCAAAAGCCCCAAAAAGATGCCTGCCACAAGCACTCCACGGAAATCTGAAGTTCTGTGGAGCTGCAGTCCGACCCTCGCTACAGATGGCTATTTTATGCTTCCTGACATTATCCTAAATCCCCTGGATGGAAAGAAGCTAGTTTCCATGCTGCGCAGCTCCAACTACGAGCCACATCGTTTTGCAGAGCTTCTGTTTCAACATCACGTTCCCCATTCCCTCTTCCAACTGTGGGCTAACAAAGTGAACTTTGATGGTTCCAGAGGGAAACTTGGCCTGCCCAGAAACCTAATGATAGACATCTTGCACCAAACATCCAAAAGGTTTGTCTTGGGCCCAAAGGAGAAACGGAAGATTAAGACAAGGTTGAATTTGATGTTGAGGACACGTCAGGATAGAGCTTGGTGGGATGTTGGCCTGTAG
- the pgat.L gene encoding protein Pat isoform X1: protein MALKAEDSFDIYSQLIQSFCRYAENTTVSESQSPAFNAQKEFQTCQDHACCTHSEAHTHILMQQWQLLEEQWEYIDHLKTDVAALKQLLHGFMNSLSGTDSGMEGTNHFLPPHQNPTLLKDEEIVASALNRPSVDINGFEENITTGAQIHAAFTKSPKKMPATSTPRKSEVLWSCSPTLATDGYFMLPDIILNPLDGKKLVSMLRSSNYEPHRFAELLFQHHVPHSLFQLWANKVNFDGSRGKLGLPRNLMIDILHQTSKRFVLGPKEKRKIKTRLNLMLRTRQDRAWWDVGL from the coding sequence ATGGCTTTGAAGGCAGAAGACTCTTTTGATATTTACTCCCAGTTGATCCAGAGCTTCTGCAGATATGCTGAGAACACTACCGTTTCAGAAAGCCAATCCCCAGCTTTCAATGCACAAAAGGAATTCCAAACTTGTCAAGACCATGCATGCTGTACACACTCTGAAGCCCATACGCACATTTTGATGCAGCAGTGGCAGCTCTTAGAAGAACAGTGGGAGTACATTGACCATCTGAAGACTGATGTAGCAGCCCTGAAACAGTTGCTGCATGGTTTCATGAACTCATTAAGTGGCACTGACAGTGGCATGGAGGGTACAAATCATTTTCTTCCTCCCCACCAAAACCCAACTTTGCTTAAAGATGAGGAAATTGTTGCAAGTGCTCTAAACAGGCCAAGCGTTGATATCAATGGATTTGAAGAGAACATCACTACAGGTGCCCAAATCCATGCAGCATTTACCAAAAGCCCCAAAAAGATGCCTGCCACAAGCACTCCACGGAAATCTGAAGTTCTGTGGAGCTGCAGTCCGACCCTCGCTACAGATGGCTATTTTATGCTTCCTGACATTATCCTAAATCCCCTGGATGGAAAGAAGCTAGTTTCCATGCTGCGCAGCTCCAACTACGAGCCACATCGTTTTGCAGAGCTTCTGTTTCAACATCACGTTCCCCATTCCCTCTTCCAACTGTGGGCTAACAAAGTGAACTTTGATGGTTCCAGAGGGAAACTTGGCCTGCCCAGAAACCTAATGATAGACATCTTGCACCAAACATCCAAAAGGTTTGTCTTGGGCCCAAAGGAGAAACGGAAGATTAAGACAAGGTTGAATTTGATGTTGAGGACACGTCAGGATAGAGCTTGGTGGGATGTTGGCCTGTAG